The Gadus macrocephalus chromosome 21, ASM3116895v1 genome has a segment encoding these proteins:
- the LOC132449494 gene encoding rho guanine nucleotide exchange factor TIAM2 isoform X2 — MGNTDSQFGSIIAPGKSCSSGFPSSSSKRGKEVPSAQCWWQGSRSGAGARAGAGARGYPQPNSSWQYQHLPHGGAITTGGPIRDNVSQVGGQIDGGCRGYLESSIRGGGGGPLEKRGGSPKVLLSKDGSMRVEFTNGRVVPAAGDPGPQGPPAASKGPEVLRTSKGSSLSSDGSWYDSPWGVGGGGGGGGGGVNGELADSVFICGPEDASVGYASSGYNTFSSAQMDDVSTGGFSGSLLFPGATGNTGAQAAGSGSFITCSSGRTEDSDMGDSAVESETRDSALGSPGFVSSPRHASVAPFPTAAGPQLHGPLPGRGSPSFPRDAAAVREETFEDGYSSRTLPCPKAGAGCDGGADAVVAPGNNRKDFLKNRIRRLSDWTGSLSRKKRRMQEPYGSETGEAFSGGVVNPDPNNHHHHLQPGTLWATNPLHIQNQSPPPPAQSHLQQAQPPQHHPPGCSSSNAALRHNIYQNFMQELETGRSEAGRTNPSDGAVDEEDEDEDEGAGEEMAGGGDGGGESNGGSMGCSLEQLDLLFEKEQGVVRRAGWLSFKALVTVTKDQKLEMVARRKWKQYWVTLKGCTLLFYETYGQSTAELEDSCYALLAQDSLVQAAPEHPKKENVFCLSNSYGDVYLFQAANQTDLENWVTAVHSASAALLAKRQGRRREATVRLLRGRTRLLLQEIDMDSKMKKMADLQLSVIRDHKNRRAVESQIRQWEQNLEKLSVDVFRLRCYQASLQGSEPPNPKSLLAMASRPSKALLGRLGVFSVSSLHALVCTREDLSLRRRSSTLCGGARGKRGLFSSLKTLDTLTRRSRQQRHSASQVFECQTLGRPAHPASVCSSERLDVLGQTRPAPPSVDHSWYGSLKAQVFVTLPEGRVMAVPVAEDCLVSELLAVVCEERQLDQNLFGLRVKRLVGQRPEISKAEPTEPLRDLEYDELEVFSLPVFTVTLSRPGSVLDFGFAVTGHVDGAGRSHMYVSEMDPLGLAVSEGLRAGDEILVLNGCSVSGLDLGLMHTFFHQPSLQLELRREGAGPGEPGSAWSHWNPDLLLRGESPDPPPPPPPGFEDDPANPSLSKVTPTTEQNVDRVCTLYQTFPESCVSEVEAPRNPYLREANGQPACPGQGPLSQPPYPGHMPISQRLCKVIQELVDTEKSYVKDLGCLFDIYLTPLQHESFLSKEEMESLFGSLPEMLDFQRVFSQTLEDRISCCPNLNSLETPEQFKKLLFSLGGSFLYYADHFKLYSGFCANHIKVQKVLERAKTDQTFKEFLEARNPTKQHSSTLESYLIKPVQRVLKYPLLLKELVSLTDAQSPEHSHLTEALRAMEKVASHINDMQKIYEDFGPVFDQLAAEQNSPDKEVTEISMGEFLIHAPVVWLNPLPSLGRMRKDPELTLFVFKRAVILVYRESVKLKKRMTSSRSSDQDLVRFRWLVPASAVQVRLGNITGTDNPCVWELVHTRSEVEGRPEMVFQLCSSGLESKAGVVGALRSIPRDGGTARRSGQADKTPAASSLRRPRAPTDRADPWRRRQNQQLHQQARRAERSGGGGSAASERAAPGRASPDGSLLGEDCCSEPLPPPRAGDPVAPAKDALLGKRARLCPLTDDLEAHLRRLNFKEDPGSSSAASLPQDQEGTLGRSRARQQPLWIPRVPASLQQQQEQEEVRCLNSLLERDFSVQSMASVVNEDCFYDSVLGVHKAAIASL, encoded by the exons ATGGGAAACACCGACAGCCAGTTCGGCAGCATCATCGCTCCTGGCAAGTCCTGCTCTTCCGGCttcccctcctcgtcctccaagCGGGGCAAGGAGGTGCCCTCCGCCCAGTGCTGGTGGCAGGGCAGCAGGTccggggccggggcccgggCCGGGGCCGGTGCCCGCGGTTACCCCCAGCCCAACAGCTCCTGGCAGTACCAACACCTTCCACACGGGGGCGCTATCACGACGGGAGGACCGATCCGAGACAATGTATCCCAAGTTGGGGGTCAAATCGACGGCGGTTGTCGTGGTTACCTGGAGAGCAGCATcagaggaggtgggggcgggCCCCTGGAGAAGCGGGGCGGGAGCCCCAAGGTGCTGCTCAGCAAGGACGGCAGCATGAGGGTGGAGTTCACCAACGGACGGGTGGTCCCGGCCGCGGGGGACCCGGGACCCcagggcccccccgccgcctccaAGGGGCCCGAGGTGCTGCGCACCAGCAAGGGCAGCTCCCTGAGCTCGGACGGCTCCTGGTACGACTCCCCCTGGGGggttggcggcggcggcggcggcggcggcggcggcgttaaTGGCGAGCTAGCGGACAGCGTGTTCATCTGCGGGCCCGAGGACGCCAGCGTGGGCTACGCCAGCAGCGGCTACAACACCTTCTCCTCCGCCCAGATGGACGACGTCTCCACGGGGGGCTTCAGCGGCAGCCTCCTGTTCCCCGGCGCCACCGGCAACACCGGCGCCCAAGCGGCGGGCAGCGGGAGCTTCATCACGTGTTCGTCCGGGCGCACCGAGGACAGCGACATGGGCGACTCGGCCGTCGAGTCCGAGACGCGGGACTCCGCCCTGGGCTCGCCGGGCTTCGTGAGTTCCCCCCGCCACGCCAGCGTGGCGCCCTTCCCCACGGCTGCAGGCCCCCAGCTCCACGGCCCCCTCCCCGGGAGGggctccccctccttcccccgggacgccgccgccgtacGGGAGGAGACATTCGAGGACGGCTACTCATCGCGCACGCTACCCTGCCCCAAGGCGGGGGCCGGCTGTGACGGTGGCGCCGACGCCGTCGTTGCCCCGGGCAACAACCGGAAGGACTTCCTGAAGAACCGCATCAGACGCCTCAGCGACTGGACGGGAAGTctgagcaggaagaagcggcGGATGCAG gAGCCATACGGCAGCGAGACCGGCGAAGCCTTCAGCGGTGGCGTCGTCAACCCCGACcccaacaaccaccaccaccacctccagcccgGCACTCTGTGGGCCACCAACCCCCTCCACATTCAAAACCAGAGCCCGCCGCCCCCGGCCCAGAGCCACCTCCAGCAGGCCcagcccccccagcaccacccccctgGCTGCAGCAGCAGTAACGCGGCGCTGCGTCACAACATCTACCAGAACTTCATGCAGGAGCTGGAGACGGGCCGCAGCGAGGCGGGCCGCACCAACCCCTCGGACGGGGCCGTGGAcgaagaggacgaggacgaggacgagggggcgggggaggagatggcggggggaggggacggggggggggagagcaacGGCGGGTCCATGGGGTgctccctggagcagctggaccTCCTGTTTGAGAAGGAGCAGGGCGTGGTCCGCAGGGCGGGCTGGCTGTCCTTCAAGGCCCTCGTCACCGTCACCAAGGACCAGAAGCTGGAGATGGTAGCGCGACGCAAGTGGAAGCAGTACTGGGTCACGCTCAAAG GTTGCACCCTGCTGTTCTACGAGACCTACGGGCAGAGCACGGCGGAGCTGGAGGACTCGTGCTACGCGCTGCTGGCCCAGGACAGCCTCGTCCAGGCGGCCCCGGAGCACCCCAAAAAGGAGAACGTCTTCTGCCTCAGCAACTCCTACGGAGACGTCTACCTCTTCCAG GCGGCCAACCAGACGGACCTGGAGAACTGGGTGACGGCGGTGCACTCGGCCAGCGCCGCCCTGCTGGCCAAGCGGCAGGGCCGGCGGCGGGAGGCCACGGTGCGCCTGCTGCGAGGCCGCACCCGCCTGCTGCTGCAGGAGATCGACATGGACAGCAAGATGAAGAAGATGGCCGACCTGCAGCTGTCCGTCATCCGGGACCACAAGAACCGCAGGGCCGTCGAGAGCCAG ATCCGCCAGTGGGAGCAGAACCTGGAGAAGCTGAGTGTGGACGTGTTCCGTCTGCGCTGCTACCAGGCCAGCCTGCAGGGCAGCGAGCCCCCCAACCCCAAGAGCCTGCTGGCCATGGCCAGCCGGCCCTCCAAGGCCCTGCTGGGACGCCTGGGGGTCTTCTCTGTGTCCTCCCTCCATGCCCTG gtgtgTACCCGTGAGGACTTGTCTCTGCGGAGGCGTAGCTCCACTCTGTGTGGGGGGGCGCGTGGTAAGAGAGGACTGTTCTCCTCCCTCAAGACCCTGGACACCCTGACCAGACGCAGCAGGCAACAAAGACACTCGGCctctcag GTCTTTGAGTGTCAGACTCTGGGCCGCCCGGCCCACCCGGCCTCCGTCTGTAGCTCAGAG AGATTGGATGTTTTGGGCCAAACCCGCCCAGCACCGCCCTCTGTGGACCACTCCTGGTATGGCAGCCTGAAGGCCCAGGTGTTCGTCACTCTGCCTGAAGGCCGGGTCATGGCTGTTCCCGTAGCAGAAGACTGTTTGGTGTCAGAGCTTCTCGCCGTGGTGTGTGAG gagaGACAGCTTGACCAGAATCTGTTCGGCCTGCGTGTGAAACGACTCGTGGGTCAGAGACCAGAGATCAGCAAGGCGGAGCCGACTGAACCGCTCAGAGACCTG GAGTACGACGAGCTGGAGGTgttctctctgcctgtgttCACCGTGACGCTCTCTCGCCCAGGCTCCGTCCTGGACTTCG GTTTTGCGGTGACGGGTCACGTGGACGGTGCGGGACGGAGCCACATGTACGTGAGCGAGATGGACCCCCTGGGGCTGGCGGTCAGCGAGG gGCTGAGAGCGGGGGATGAGATCCTGGTTCTGAACGGCTGCAGTGTGTCAGGTCTGGACCTGGGCCTCATGCACACCTTCTTCCACCAGCCCTCCCTGCAGCTGGAGCtgcggagggagggggcggggcctggggagCCCGGGAGCGCCTGGTCCCATTGGAACCCAG ACCTTCTACTGAGAGGAGAGAGTCCTGAtccgccaccgcctccacctcctggttTTGAGGATGACCCAGCGAACCCTTCCCTGTCTAAGGTCACGCCAACTACGGAACAG AACGTGGACCGAGTGTGCACGCTGTACCAGACGTTCCCAGAGAGCTGTGTCTCTGAGGTGGAGGCCCCCAGGAACCCCTACCTGAGGGAGGCCAATGGGCAGCCGGCCTGCCCAGGACAGGGGCCCCTCTCCCAGCCACCCTATCCGGGACACATGCCCATCTCCCAGAGACTCTGCAAGGTCATCCAGGAGCTGGTGGACACAGAGAAGTCTTACGTCAAG GACCTGGGCTGTCTGTTTGACATCTACCTGACCCCACTGCAACACGAGAGCTTCCTCAGCAAAGAAGAG aTGGAGTCTCTGTTTGGAAGTCTGCCGGAGATGCTGGACTTCCAGAGAGTCTTTTCACAAACCCTGGAGGACCGCATCTCCTGCTGCCCCAACCTCAACTCCCTGGAGACCCCCGAACAGTTCAAG AAACTTCTCTTCTCCCTGGGAGGCTCCTTCCTGTACTACGCCGACCACTTCAAGCTCTACAGCGGGTTCTGTGCGAACCACATCAAGGTCCAGAAGGTTCTGGAGCGAG CCAAGACGGACCAGACCTTCAAGGAGTTCCTGGAGGCGAGGAACCCCACCAAGCAGCACTCGTCCACGCTGGAGTCCTACCTGATCAAACCGGTCCAGAGGGTCCTCAAGTACCCCCTGCTGCTGAAGGAGCTGGTGTCGCTGACGGACGCCCAGAGCCCCGAACACAGCCACCTCACAG AGGCTCTCCGGGCCATGGAGAAGGTGGCCAGCCACATCAACGACATGCAGAAGATATACGAGGACTTTGGGCCCGTGTTCGACCAGCTGGCTGCTGAGCAGAACAGCCCCGACAAGGAG gtgaCTGAGATCTCCATGGGTGAGTTCCTGATCCATGCCCCGGTGGTCTGGCtcaaccccctcccctctcttggACGGATGAGGAAAGATCCAGAGCTAACACTGTTTG TGTTCAAGCGGGCAGTGATCCTGGTGTACCGGGAAAGTGTCAAGCTGAAGAAGAGAATG ACCAGTTCACGGTCCAGTGACCAGGACCTGGTGCGGTTCCGCTGGCTGGTACCAGCCTCGGCAGTCCAGGTCCGACTGGGGAACATCACAG GAACAGACAACCCCTGTGTATGGGAGCTGGTTCACACCAGAtcggaggtggaggggagaccagAGATGGTGTTCCAGCTCTGTAGCAG cgGTCTGGAGAGCAAGGCCGGCGTGGTGGGAGCCCTGCGCTCCATCCCGCGAGACGGGGGCACCGCCCGACGCTCCGGCCAAGCCGACAAGacccccgccgcctcctccctgcggaggccccgggcccccacGGACCGGGCCGacccctggcggcggcggcagaaccagcagctccaccagcagGCGCGGCGCGCCGAGCGCTCCGGCGGGGGGGGCAGCGCCGCGTCGGAGCGGGCCGCGCCCGGCCGCGCCTCCCCGGACGGCTCCCTGCTGGGGGAGGACTGCTGCTCCGAGCCCCTCCCGCCTCCCCGCGCCGGAGACCCCGTCGCCCCGGCCAAGGACGCCCTCCTGGGGAAGAGGGCCCGGCTGTGCCCCCTCACGGACGACCTGGAGGCCCACCTCCGGAGACTCAACTTCAAGGAGGACCCGGGGTCCTCCAGCGccgcctctctcccccaggaTCAGGAGGGGACGCTGGGGCGCAGCAGGGCCCGGCAGCAGCCCCTCTGGATCCCCAGGGTCCCGGCgagcctgcagcagcagcaggagcaggaggaggtccgGTGTCTGAACAGCCTCCTGGAGAGGGACTTCAGTGTGCAGAGCATGGCGTCCGTGGTGAATGAGGACTGCTTCTATGACTCGGTGCTGGGCGTACACAAGGCCGCCATAGCCTCTCTGTGA
- the LOC132449494 gene encoding rho guanine nucleotide exchange factor TIAM2 isoform X1, which produces MGNTDSQFGSIIAPGKSCSSGFPSSSSKRGKEVPSAQCWWQGSRSGAGARAGAGARGYPQPNSSWQYQHLPHGGAITTGGPIRDNVSQVGGQIDGGCRGYLESSIRGGGGGPLEKRGGSPKVLLSKDGSMRVEFTNGRVVPAAGDPGPQGPPAASKGPEVLRTSKGSSLSSDGSWYDSPWGVGGGGGGGGGGVNGELADSVFICGPEDASVGYASSGYNTFSSAQMDDVSTGGFSGSLLFPGATGNTGAQAAGSGSFITCSSGRTEDSDMGDSAVESETRDSALGSPGFVSSPRHASVAPFPTAAGPQLHGPLPGRGSPSFPRDAAAVREETFEDGYSSRTLPCPKAGAGCDGGADAVVAPGNNRKDFLKNRIRRLSDWTGSLSRKKRRMQEPYGSETGEAFSGGVVNPDPNNHHHHLQPGTLWATNPLHIQNQSPPPPAQSHLQQAQPPQHHPPGCSSSNAALRHNIYQNFMQELETGRSEAGRTNPSDGAVDEEDEDEDEGAGEEMAGGGDGGGESNGGSMGCSLEQLDLLFEKEQGVVRRAGWLSFKALVTVTKDQKLEMVARRKWKQYWVTLKGCTLLFYETYGQSTAELEDSCYALLAQDSLVQAAPEHPKKENVFCLSNSYGDVYLFQAANQTDLENWVTAVHSASAALLAKRQGRRREATVRLLRGRTRLLLQEIDMDSKMKKMADLQLSVIRDHKNRRAVESQIRQWEQNLEKLSVDVFRLRCYQASLQGSEPPNPKSLLAMASRPSKALLGRLGVFSVSSLHALVCTREDLSLRRRSSTLCGGARGKRGLFSSLKTLDTLTRRSRQQRHSASQVFECQTLGRPAHPASVCSSEQRLDVLGQTRPAPPSVDHSWYGSLKAQVFVTLPEGRVMAVPVAEDCLVSELLAVVCEERQLDQNLFGLRVKRLVGQRPEISKAEPTEPLRDLEYDELEVFSLPVFTVTLSRPGSVLDFGFAVTGHVDGAGRSHMYVSEMDPLGLAVSEGLRAGDEILVLNGCSVSGLDLGLMHTFFHQPSLQLELRREGAGPGEPGSAWSHWNPDLLLRGESPDPPPPPPPGFEDDPANPSLSKVTPTTEQNVDRVCTLYQTFPESCVSEVEAPRNPYLREANGQPACPGQGPLSQPPYPGHMPISQRLCKVIQELVDTEKSYVKDLGCLFDIYLTPLQHESFLSKEEMESLFGSLPEMLDFQRVFSQTLEDRISCCPNLNSLETPEQFKKLLFSLGGSFLYYADHFKLYSGFCANHIKVQKVLERAKTDQTFKEFLEARNPTKQHSSTLESYLIKPVQRVLKYPLLLKELVSLTDAQSPEHSHLTEALRAMEKVASHINDMQKIYEDFGPVFDQLAAEQNSPDKEVTEISMGEFLIHAPVVWLNPLPSLGRMRKDPELTLFVFKRAVILVYRESVKLKKRMTSSRSSDQDLVRFRWLVPASAVQVRLGNITGTDNPCVWELVHTRSEVEGRPEMVFQLCSSGLESKAGVVGALRSIPRDGGTARRSGQADKTPAASSLRRPRAPTDRADPWRRRQNQQLHQQARRAERSGGGGSAASERAAPGRASPDGSLLGEDCCSEPLPPPRAGDPVAPAKDALLGKRARLCPLTDDLEAHLRRLNFKEDPGSSSAASLPQDQEGTLGRSRARQQPLWIPRVPASLQQQQEQEEVRCLNSLLERDFSVQSMASVVNEDCFYDSVLGVHKAAIASL; this is translated from the exons ATGGGAAACACCGACAGCCAGTTCGGCAGCATCATCGCTCCTGGCAAGTCCTGCTCTTCCGGCttcccctcctcgtcctccaagCGGGGCAAGGAGGTGCCCTCCGCCCAGTGCTGGTGGCAGGGCAGCAGGTccggggccggggcccgggCCGGGGCCGGTGCCCGCGGTTACCCCCAGCCCAACAGCTCCTGGCAGTACCAACACCTTCCACACGGGGGCGCTATCACGACGGGAGGACCGATCCGAGACAATGTATCCCAAGTTGGGGGTCAAATCGACGGCGGTTGTCGTGGTTACCTGGAGAGCAGCATcagaggaggtgggggcgggCCCCTGGAGAAGCGGGGCGGGAGCCCCAAGGTGCTGCTCAGCAAGGACGGCAGCATGAGGGTGGAGTTCACCAACGGACGGGTGGTCCCGGCCGCGGGGGACCCGGGACCCcagggcccccccgccgcctccaAGGGGCCCGAGGTGCTGCGCACCAGCAAGGGCAGCTCCCTGAGCTCGGACGGCTCCTGGTACGACTCCCCCTGGGGggttggcggcggcggcggcggcggcggcggcggcgttaaTGGCGAGCTAGCGGACAGCGTGTTCATCTGCGGGCCCGAGGACGCCAGCGTGGGCTACGCCAGCAGCGGCTACAACACCTTCTCCTCCGCCCAGATGGACGACGTCTCCACGGGGGGCTTCAGCGGCAGCCTCCTGTTCCCCGGCGCCACCGGCAACACCGGCGCCCAAGCGGCGGGCAGCGGGAGCTTCATCACGTGTTCGTCCGGGCGCACCGAGGACAGCGACATGGGCGACTCGGCCGTCGAGTCCGAGACGCGGGACTCCGCCCTGGGCTCGCCGGGCTTCGTGAGTTCCCCCCGCCACGCCAGCGTGGCGCCCTTCCCCACGGCTGCAGGCCCCCAGCTCCACGGCCCCCTCCCCGGGAGGggctccccctccttcccccgggacgccgccgccgtacGGGAGGAGACATTCGAGGACGGCTACTCATCGCGCACGCTACCCTGCCCCAAGGCGGGGGCCGGCTGTGACGGTGGCGCCGACGCCGTCGTTGCCCCGGGCAACAACCGGAAGGACTTCCTGAAGAACCGCATCAGACGCCTCAGCGACTGGACGGGAAGTctgagcaggaagaagcggcGGATGCAG gAGCCATACGGCAGCGAGACCGGCGAAGCCTTCAGCGGTGGCGTCGTCAACCCCGACcccaacaaccaccaccaccacctccagcccgGCACTCTGTGGGCCACCAACCCCCTCCACATTCAAAACCAGAGCCCGCCGCCCCCGGCCCAGAGCCACCTCCAGCAGGCCcagcccccccagcaccacccccctgGCTGCAGCAGCAGTAACGCGGCGCTGCGTCACAACATCTACCAGAACTTCATGCAGGAGCTGGAGACGGGCCGCAGCGAGGCGGGCCGCACCAACCCCTCGGACGGGGCCGTGGAcgaagaggacgaggacgaggacgagggggcgggggaggagatggcggggggaggggacggggggggggagagcaacGGCGGGTCCATGGGGTgctccctggagcagctggaccTCCTGTTTGAGAAGGAGCAGGGCGTGGTCCGCAGGGCGGGCTGGCTGTCCTTCAAGGCCCTCGTCACCGTCACCAAGGACCAGAAGCTGGAGATGGTAGCGCGACGCAAGTGGAAGCAGTACTGGGTCACGCTCAAAG GTTGCACCCTGCTGTTCTACGAGACCTACGGGCAGAGCACGGCGGAGCTGGAGGACTCGTGCTACGCGCTGCTGGCCCAGGACAGCCTCGTCCAGGCGGCCCCGGAGCACCCCAAAAAGGAGAACGTCTTCTGCCTCAGCAACTCCTACGGAGACGTCTACCTCTTCCAG GCGGCCAACCAGACGGACCTGGAGAACTGGGTGACGGCGGTGCACTCGGCCAGCGCCGCCCTGCTGGCCAAGCGGCAGGGCCGGCGGCGGGAGGCCACGGTGCGCCTGCTGCGAGGCCGCACCCGCCTGCTGCTGCAGGAGATCGACATGGACAGCAAGATGAAGAAGATGGCCGACCTGCAGCTGTCCGTCATCCGGGACCACAAGAACCGCAGGGCCGTCGAGAGCCAG ATCCGCCAGTGGGAGCAGAACCTGGAGAAGCTGAGTGTGGACGTGTTCCGTCTGCGCTGCTACCAGGCCAGCCTGCAGGGCAGCGAGCCCCCCAACCCCAAGAGCCTGCTGGCCATGGCCAGCCGGCCCTCCAAGGCCCTGCTGGGACGCCTGGGGGTCTTCTCTGTGTCCTCCCTCCATGCCCTG gtgtgTACCCGTGAGGACTTGTCTCTGCGGAGGCGTAGCTCCACTCTGTGTGGGGGGGCGCGTGGTAAGAGAGGACTGTTCTCCTCCCTCAAGACCCTGGACACCCTGACCAGACGCAGCAGGCAACAAAGACACTCGGCctctcag GTCTTTGAGTGTCAGACTCTGGGCCGCCCGGCCCACCCGGCCTCCGTCTGTAGCTCAGAG CAGAGATTGGATGTTTTGGGCCAAACCCGCCCAGCACCGCCCTCTGTGGACCACTCCTGGTATGGCAGCCTGAAGGCCCAGGTGTTCGTCACTCTGCCTGAAGGCCGGGTCATGGCTGTTCCCGTAGCAGAAGACTGTTTGGTGTCAGAGCTTCTCGCCGTGGTGTGTGAG gagaGACAGCTTGACCAGAATCTGTTCGGCCTGCGTGTGAAACGACTCGTGGGTCAGAGACCAGAGATCAGCAAGGCGGAGCCGACTGAACCGCTCAGAGACCTG GAGTACGACGAGCTGGAGGTgttctctctgcctgtgttCACCGTGACGCTCTCTCGCCCAGGCTCCGTCCTGGACTTCG GTTTTGCGGTGACGGGTCACGTGGACGGTGCGGGACGGAGCCACATGTACGTGAGCGAGATGGACCCCCTGGGGCTGGCGGTCAGCGAGG gGCTGAGAGCGGGGGATGAGATCCTGGTTCTGAACGGCTGCAGTGTGTCAGGTCTGGACCTGGGCCTCATGCACACCTTCTTCCACCAGCCCTCCCTGCAGCTGGAGCtgcggagggagggggcggggcctggggagCCCGGGAGCGCCTGGTCCCATTGGAACCCAG ACCTTCTACTGAGAGGAGAGAGTCCTGAtccgccaccgcctccacctcctggttTTGAGGATGACCCAGCGAACCCTTCCCTGTCTAAGGTCACGCCAACTACGGAACAG AACGTGGACCGAGTGTGCACGCTGTACCAGACGTTCCCAGAGAGCTGTGTCTCTGAGGTGGAGGCCCCCAGGAACCCCTACCTGAGGGAGGCCAATGGGCAGCCGGCCTGCCCAGGACAGGGGCCCCTCTCCCAGCCACCCTATCCGGGACACATGCCCATCTCCCAGAGACTCTGCAAGGTCATCCAGGAGCTGGTGGACACAGAGAAGTCTTACGTCAAG GACCTGGGCTGTCTGTTTGACATCTACCTGACCCCACTGCAACACGAGAGCTTCCTCAGCAAAGAAGAG aTGGAGTCTCTGTTTGGAAGTCTGCCGGAGATGCTGGACTTCCAGAGAGTCTTTTCACAAACCCTGGAGGACCGCATCTCCTGCTGCCCCAACCTCAACTCCCTGGAGACCCCCGAACAGTTCAAG AAACTTCTCTTCTCCCTGGGAGGCTCCTTCCTGTACTACGCCGACCACTTCAAGCTCTACAGCGGGTTCTGTGCGAACCACATCAAGGTCCAGAAGGTTCTGGAGCGAG CCAAGACGGACCAGACCTTCAAGGAGTTCCTGGAGGCGAGGAACCCCACCAAGCAGCACTCGTCCACGCTGGAGTCCTACCTGATCAAACCGGTCCAGAGGGTCCTCAAGTACCCCCTGCTGCTGAAGGAGCTGGTGTCGCTGACGGACGCCCAGAGCCCCGAACACAGCCACCTCACAG AGGCTCTCCGGGCCATGGAGAAGGTGGCCAGCCACATCAACGACATGCAGAAGATATACGAGGACTTTGGGCCCGTGTTCGACCAGCTGGCTGCTGAGCAGAACAGCCCCGACAAGGAG gtgaCTGAGATCTCCATGGGTGAGTTCCTGATCCATGCCCCGGTGGTCTGGCtcaaccccctcccctctcttggACGGATGAGGAAAGATCCAGAGCTAACACTGTTTG TGTTCAAGCGGGCAGTGATCCTGGTGTACCGGGAAAGTGTCAAGCTGAAGAAGAGAATG ACCAGTTCACGGTCCAGTGACCAGGACCTGGTGCGGTTCCGCTGGCTGGTACCAGCCTCGGCAGTCCAGGTCCGACTGGGGAACATCACAG GAACAGACAACCCCTGTGTATGGGAGCTGGTTCACACCAGAtcggaggtggaggggagaccagAGATGGTGTTCCAGCTCTGTAGCAG cgGTCTGGAGAGCAAGGCCGGCGTGGTGGGAGCCCTGCGCTCCATCCCGCGAGACGGGGGCACCGCCCGACGCTCCGGCCAAGCCGACAAGacccccgccgcctcctccctgcggaggccccgggcccccacGGACCGGGCCGacccctggcggcggcggcagaaccagcagctccaccagcagGCGCGGCGCGCCGAGCGCTCCGGCGGGGGGGGCAGCGCCGCGTCGGAGCGGGCCGCGCCCGGCCGCGCCTCCCCGGACGGCTCCCTGCTGGGGGAGGACTGCTGCTCCGAGCCCCTCCCGCCTCCCCGCGCCGGAGACCCCGTCGCCCCGGCCAAGGACGCCCTCCTGGGGAAGAGGGCCCGGCTGTGCCCCCTCACGGACGACCTGGAGGCCCACCTCCGGAGACTCAACTTCAAGGAGGACCCGGGGTCCTCCAGCGccgcctctctcccccaggaTCAGGAGGGGACGCTGGGGCGCAGCAGGGCCCGGCAGCAGCCCCTCTGGATCCCCAGGGTCCCGGCgagcctgcagcagcagcaggagcaggaggaggtccgGTGTCTGAACAGCCTCCTGGAGAGGGACTTCAGTGTGCAGAGCATGGCGTCCGTGGTGAATGAGGACTGCTTCTATGACTCGGTGCTGGGCGTACACAAGGCCGCCATAGCCTCTCTGTGA